CAAGCCTGGACCGACGACGTCGCCAGGATCGAGCGGTTCTACGGTTTCGACGAAGATCAGAAGGGACTCGCCGAAAAGCGCCTGGCCGAGGCCGTCAAGTGGGCCGACCAGTGGTTCGCCATTCCGGACAACGCCCACGACCGAGACAAGTACTTCCACGACCTGCGTCAAGCGATGCTCGTCGAGCGCGACCCGAAGGCCATGTCGTTCGAGAAAGAACGAGCCTGGGACGCCCGCAAGGAGCTGGAAGGCGATCGCAGGAAGCTCACCGCCCCCATCCTTGAACAGGCCGCGGCGCTGCGAGCGGATATCATCGGGAAGGCGACCCCCGACCAGAAGGAGGCCAAGGCCAAGGCCATCGACCTGACGGGTTCCGGTCCCCAGTATCAGGGACCGACGACCTTTCTGGACGTCGTCAACGTAATGACCAAGTACGGTCTGATCGTGATGGGCGTCTGCCTGATCCTGGGTCTCATGACGCCGTTCGCGGCCCTCTGCGCGGCGGCCTTCCTGGGGATGATTTATCTCTCGATGCCTCCCTGGCCGGGCCTCCCAGACAATCCGAAGGTCGAGGGACACTACTTCATCGTCAGCAAGAACCTGATCGAGCTGATCGCCTGCCTGCTGATCGCCTGCACGCCGAGCGCCCACTGGCTGGGACTCGACGCCCTGCTGTTCGGCGCCCGCCGCCGTCGCCG
This genomic window from Paludisphaera rhizosphaerae contains:
- a CDS encoding DoxX family protein gives rise to the protein MLLRIAIGWHFLTEGLEKYHADKTGKPFSAEMYLKNANGPFAPYFRGMLPDPNGIDLLTPERLKQAWTDDVARIERFYGFDEDQKGLAEKRLAEAVKWADQWFAIPDNAHDRDKYFHDLRQAMLVERDPKAMSFEKERAWDARKELEGDRRKLTAPILEQAAALRADIIGKATPDQKEAKAKAIDLTGSGPQYQGPTTFLDVVNVMTKYGLIVMGVCLILGLMTPFAALCAAAFLGMIYLSMPPWPGLPDNPKVEGHYFIVSKNLIELIACLLIACTPSAHWLGLDALLFGARRRRRLARLDAAEARAEADDLAADESARYASRH